The Pyrococcus kukulkanii genome contains a region encoding:
- the asnS gene encoding asparagine--tRNA ligase — MIEKTYCEEVKPELDGQRVKLAGWVYSNMRVGKKIFLWIRDSTGIVQTVIAKNVVGEEVFEKAKKLGRESSVIVEGIVKADERAPGGAEVHVEKLEVIQAVSEFPIPENPEQASPELLLDYRHLHIRTPKVSAIMKVKETLIMAAREWLLKNGWHEVFPPILVTGAVEGGATLFKLKYFDKYAYLSQSAQLYLEAAIFGLEKVWSLTPSFRAEKSRTRRHLTEFWHLELEGAWMDLWDIMKVEEELVSYMVQRTLELRKNEIEMFRDDLTTLKNTEPPFPRISYDEAIEILQSKGVKIEWGDDMGADEERVLTEEFDRPFFVYGYPKHIKAFYMKEDPQDPRKVLAADMLAPEGYGEIIGGSEREDNYDKLVQRIIEEGMDPKDYEWYLDLRKYGSVPHSGFGLGVERLVAWVLKLDHIRWATLFPRTPARIYP; from the coding sequence ATGATTGAGAAGACGTACTGTGAAGAGGTAAAACCGGAACTCGACGGCCAAAGAGTCAAGCTCGCGGGATGGGTATACAGCAACATGAGGGTAGGCAAGAAGATATTCCTGTGGATTAGGGACTCAACTGGAATAGTTCAGACTGTAATTGCCAAAAATGTGGTTGGAGAGGAGGTTTTTGAGAAGGCAAAGAAGCTCGGAAGAGAGTCGAGTGTTATAGTGGAGGGAATAGTTAAAGCTGATGAGAGGGCCCCAGGAGGGGCAGAAGTTCACGTCGAAAAACTTGAAGTAATACAGGCCGTAAGCGAGTTCCCAATTCCAGAGAACCCAGAGCAAGCAAGTCCTGAGTTGTTGCTCGACTACAGGCACCTCCATATAAGAACTCCCAAAGTCTCTGCCATAATGAAGGTCAAGGAAACACTCATTATGGCAGCGAGGGAGTGGCTCCTGAAGAACGGATGGCACGAAGTATTCCCCCCAATACTCGTAACAGGAGCTGTAGAAGGGGGAGCAACCCTGTTCAAGCTCAAGTACTTCGACAAGTACGCCTATCTGAGCCAATCTGCCCAGTTGTATTTAGAGGCTGCAATCTTCGGCCTCGAGAAGGTATGGTCACTAACCCCAAGCTTTAGGGCAGAGAAGAGCAGGACTAGAAGGCACCTAACAGAGTTCTGGCACCTCGAACTTGAGGGGGCCTGGATGGACCTCTGGGACATAATGAAAGTCGAAGAGGAATTAGTAAGCTACATGGTTCAGAGAACGCTTGAGTTAAGGAAAAATGAGATAGAGATGTTTAGGGACGATTTAACAACGCTGAAGAATACAGAGCCACCGTTCCCAAGAATAAGCTACGATGAGGCCATAGAGATCCTTCAGAGCAAGGGCGTGAAGATTGAGTGGGGGGATGACATGGGAGCAGATGAAGAAAGAGTTCTCACGGAGGAGTTCGACAGACCATTCTTCGTCTACGGCTATCCAAAGCACATTAAGGCCTTCTACATGAAGGAAGATCCCCAGGATCCCAGGAAAGTGTTAGCTGCAGACATGCTAGCTCCGGAAGGCTACGGAGAGATAATCGGAGGATCGGAGAGAGAAGACAACTACGATAAGCTTGTTCAGAGGATAATAGAGGAAGGAATGGACCCCAAAGATTACGAGTGGTACCTTGACCTGAGGAAGTACGGCTCAGTGCCGCACAGCGGCTTTGGTTTAGGCGTTGAGAGGCTGGTTGCATGGGTTCTGAAGCTTGACCACATAAGGTGGG
- the glmS gene encoding glutamine--fructose-6-phosphate transaminase (isomerizing) — protein sequence MCGIIGYIGPRKASAIIVDGLKRLEYRGYDSAGIATCYEGKIFLRKGAGKIDELLRRLKFTELPGNIGIGHTRWATHGVPNDINAHPHLDCTGKIAVVHNGIIENFQEIKEELVKKGHVFKSDTDTEVIAHLIEENLRIVKNFEDAFRMTLLRLRGSYALVVLFADDPERLYVARKDSPLIIGIGKGESFIASDIPAFLAYTRKAVFLDDGEYGIVSKDGFSIRDIITDSIKVKHVHEIKWTLEMAEKGGYEHFMLKEIFEQPRAIKDAVYGNIEIIDGVAERILNAEDVIIVGMGTSYHAALVGKYLIQRFGKIPIIVEEASEFRYEYENLLDKNSLVIAITQSGETADTVAAMKLAKKAGARVIGIVNVVGSLATRIAETTLYTHAGPEIGVAATKTYTTQLTVLTLLGISLGKLQGVDIGEVERTIPRLPDLVDSVLKYNEKIKELAKRLEDKRDYFYIGRGISYPTALEGALKIKEIAYVHAEGLSAGELKHGPLALIEEGVPVVAIAPTGKTFEKMLSNIEEARARGGLIISLGDDIRLQDVSNVFLRMPRVPEEISPIVYIVPLQLLAYHLSVLKGHNPDRPRNLAKSVTVE from the coding sequence GTGTGTGGTATAATAGGTTATATTGGTCCAAGGAAGGCATCCGCTATTATAGTTGACGGCCTTAAAAGGCTTGAGTATAGAGGATATGACTCAGCAGGGATAGCAACTTGTTATGAAGGTAAAATATTTCTCAGGAAAGGAGCAGGGAAAATAGACGAGTTACTCAGAAGGCTAAAATTCACAGAACTTCCAGGAAACATCGGTATAGGACACACAAGATGGGCAACCCATGGAGTTCCAAATGATATAAATGCTCACCCCCATCTTGACTGCACCGGAAAGATAGCCGTTGTTCATAATGGGATTATTGAAAACTTTCAAGAGATAAAAGAGGAGTTAGTAAAAAAAGGCCACGTTTTTAAGAGTGATACTGACACCGAAGTAATCGCTCATTTGATAGAAGAAAATCTTAGAATAGTGAAAAACTTTGAAGATGCTTTTCGAATGACTCTTTTAAGGTTAAGAGGATCATATGCTTTAGTAGTTTTATTCGCAGATGATCCAGAAAGGCTATATGTGGCCAGAAAGGATAGTCCCCTAATTATCGGAATTGGGAAAGGAGAAAGTTTCATAGCAAGTGATATCCCGGCATTTTTAGCTTATACAAGGAAAGCAGTATTCCTAGATGATGGAGAGTATGGGATAGTGTCAAAGGATGGATTTTCCATAAGAGATATAATCACAGACTCTATCAAAGTCAAACATGTTCATGAAATAAAATGGACCCTTGAAATGGCGGAAAAAGGAGGTTACGAACACTTCATGCTAAAAGAGATCTTCGAGCAACCAAGAGCTATCAAAGATGCCGTTTATGGTAATATTGAAATTATAGATGGCGTGGCAGAACGGATATTGAATGCAGAGGATGTTATCATAGTAGGAATGGGAACGTCTTATCATGCGGCTCTTGTTGGCAAATATCTCATCCAAAGATTTGGAAAAATACCCATCATCGTTGAAGAGGCGAGCGAGTTTAGATACGAATATGAGAACTTGCTCGACAAGAACTCCCTCGTCATCGCGATAACTCAAAGCGGAGAAACTGCAGATACTGTAGCTGCAATGAAGCTTGCTAAAAAGGCTGGAGCAAGGGTAATAGGAATAGTAAACGTAGTAGGCAGTCTAGCAACAAGGATAGCCGAAACAACATTATACACGCACGCCGGCCCAGAAATAGGAGTAGCAGCAACAAAAACGTATACAACCCAATTAACCGTTCTTACGCTACTTGGTATTTCTCTAGGAAAGCTCCAAGGGGTTGATATAGGAGAAGTAGAGAGGACGATTCCCAGGTTACCAGATCTTGTAGATTCCGTATTGAAGTACAATGAAAAAATTAAAGAGTTAGCTAAAAGGCTTGAAGATAAAAGGGACTACTTCTACATCGGTAGGGGAATAAGCTATCCAACGGCCCTTGAAGGGGCACTCAAGATAAAGGAAATTGCTTATGTCCATGCCGAAGGACTCTCAGCGGGAGAGCTAAAGCACGGACCCCTTGCCTTAATAGAAGAAGGAGTTCCTGTTGTTGCAATAGCTCCAACAGGGAAAACTTTCGAAAAAATGCTCTCAAATATTGAGGAGGCAAGAGCAAGAGGAGGACTAATAATATCCCTCGGTGATGATATTAGACTCCAAGATGTCAGCAATGTTTTCTTAAGGATGCCAAGAGTTCCAGAAGAAATATCACCTATAGTCTACATAGTTCCGTTACAGTTATTAGCATATCACTTATCTGTCCTAAAGGGCCATAACCCTGATAGGCCCAGGAACTTAGCAAAGTCTGTAACCGTCGAATAA
- the psmB gene encoding archaeal proteasome endopeptidase complex subunit beta translates to MEKKTGTTTVGIRVKEGVVLAADTQASLDHMVETLNIRKIIPITDRIAITTAGSVGDVQMLARILEAEARYYYFTWGRPMSTRAMANLLSNLLNESRWFPYLVQIIIGGYVDEPTIANLDPLGGLIFDDYTATGSGTPFAIAILEEGYRKNLSIEKAKDLAVKAVKAAGRRDVYTGSKKIQVVTITKEGMKEEFVTT, encoded by the coding sequence ATGGAAAAGAAAACCGGAACAACCACCGTAGGAATAAGAGTGAAAGAGGGAGTAGTTCTCGCCGCTGACACTCAAGCCTCACTCGATCACATGGTTGAAACACTCAACATTAGGAAGATAATCCCAATTACGGATAGAATAGCTATAACAACCGCCGGAAGCGTTGGAGATGTGCAAATGCTTGCAAGAATCTTAGAAGCCGAGGCTAGATATTACTACTTCACATGGGGACGACCAATGAGTACAAGGGCAATGGCAAACTTACTTAGCAATTTACTCAATGAAAGCAGATGGTTTCCTTATTTAGTCCAAATAATAATTGGAGGCTACGTTGATGAGCCAACAATAGCAAATTTAGATCCTCTTGGGGGACTCATCTTTGATGACTATACCGCCACCGGTTCAGGAACGCCATTTGCCATAGCAATTTTAGAGGAGGGATATAGGAAGAACCTCAGCATAGAAAAGGCAAAGGATTTAGCAGTTAAAGCTGTAAAAGCTGCAGGTAGGAGAGATGTCTATACAGGAAGCAAGAAGATTCAAGTTGTAACCATAACTAAGGAGGGCATGAAAGAAGAATTCGTGACTACATAG
- a CDS encoding TldD/PmbA family protein, protein MNFEKMAKLIQEYSEKYRAKFIDVRIEEVDFVSINIENGKVEELEANQDFGIGVRVLINGWGFSSTTSVENFEKTLKIATKMAKISKSETSVYVGDPISDRVEIKMRNHLRDVDLEDKLQFFLRVNKMLETKKIKTRKTFYHDSIVKKTYLNSEGSFVEMVTPRIMIGISVVARANELMQNYWKYFGGTQGWELAEKIDFQYWSRVVVRKVTELLEAKSPPSGKLPVIMDPELTGVFIHEALGHAAEADSVRSGESILTGMIGKKIGVEELTVVDDPTLPGKFGSYIYDDEGVRGKKVEIIKNGVLVNYLTDRETSAVLGLEPNGHGRAQNSSYVPLVRMSNTYVAPSDWEFDEMLEEIKFGVYMIGDKGGQVDITNGSFMFGAKEGYIVRNGEIKEMIRDVALSGDILQILKSIRAIGNDLKIEFPGFCGKGQWVPVDDGGPHVLTEAIVGGLG, encoded by the coding sequence ATGAACTTTGAAAAAATGGCAAAGCTTATCCAAGAATATTCGGAAAAGTATAGGGCTAAATTCATAGACGTGAGAATTGAAGAAGTTGATTTTGTGAGTATAAATATAGAAAATGGAAAAGTTGAGGAGCTTGAAGCAAATCAGGATTTTGGAATAGGGGTGAGGGTTCTCATAAATGGTTGGGGATTTTCGTCTACAACGAGCGTTGAAAATTTTGAGAAAACTCTAAAAATTGCCACGAAGATGGCAAAAATATCTAAATCTGAAACTTCAGTCTATGTCGGGGATCCAATAAGCGATAGAGTTGAAATTAAGATGAGGAATCATCTAAGAGATGTAGACTTAGAGGATAAGCTCCAGTTTTTCCTAAGAGTAAATAAGATGCTTGAAACAAAGAAAATAAAGACTAGAAAGACATTTTATCATGATTCTATAGTTAAAAAGACCTATTTAAACTCTGAGGGTAGTTTCGTTGAAATGGTGACTCCCCGAATAATGATTGGGATATCTGTTGTTGCAAGAGCTAATGAGTTAATGCAGAATTATTGGAAATATTTTGGAGGTACCCAGGGATGGGAACTTGCCGAAAAGATAGACTTTCAATATTGGTCCAGGGTGGTAGTTAGAAAAGTAACTGAATTACTTGAGGCTAAATCCCCTCCTTCCGGGAAGTTGCCAGTTATAATGGATCCCGAACTTACGGGAGTTTTTATTCACGAGGCCTTAGGTCATGCTGCTGAAGCGGATTCTGTGAGAAGTGGGGAGAGCATACTCACTGGAATGATTGGAAAGAAAATTGGGGTTGAAGAACTAACAGTGGTAGATGATCCAACGCTACCTGGGAAGTTTGGGAGCTATATATATGATGATGAAGGGGTCAGGGGAAAGAAAGTTGAGATAATAAAAAACGGCGTGCTAGTTAATTACTTAACTGACAGAGAGACTTCCGCTGTTCTTGGACTTGAGCCAAATGGACATGGAAGGGCTCAGAATTCAAGTTATGTTCCCCTAGTTAGAATGTCAAACACTTATGTCGCTCCTTCAGATTGGGAGTTTGATGAGATGCTTGAAGAAATTAAGTTTGGGGTCTATATGATCGGAGATAAGGGAGGGCAGGTAGATATTACCAATGGAAGTTTCATGTTTGGAGCTAAGGAGGGTTATATCGTAAGGAATGGGGAAATTAAAGAAATGATTAGGGATGTTGCACTTTCTGGAGATATCCTTCAAATCCTTAAGTCAATAAGGGCAATTGGCAATGATCTTAAGATAGAATTTCCAGGCTTTTGTGGAAAGGGACAATGGGTTCCGGTAGATGATGGTGGTCCTCATGTCTTGACCGAGGCAATAGTGGGGGGTTTAGGGTGA
- a CDS encoding TldD/PmbA family protein produces MIDKLIKILENMNVDWEIYFSKSQVTSIKFRKIKEVEIERSTYRIVGGVGVRVIVNSYIGFSYLSGFSWSEEKLENLVKNAYKIAKLSKNYHPGFPVPKAYSTVKGLYDKNIEELTIETLISWGNSLLDVPQNGEASIGFEVREREVINSNGINVRDKGTEFAMHLYLYSKGKGTGSHFEVYRTLPNVEEEILKIKENASWEFELSSNAKKIHGFSGEIIIEPKALASILSVFLPNISARNVYLGKSRFSKIGENVASENFTLIDDPTLEGGVNSYPFDDEGNPGRRKPIVKDGILMSFLADEKYGRLLHIEGGNASRSYNSTPEISTSNVIIPPGDSTPDEGVFIRTVYGEHTANSITGEFSLNIELGYKVQRGEITSFKGNMIVGNVFDMLRNITEVGKDVERVGGFIAPKVVTYSKII; encoded by the coding sequence GTGATTGACAAGCTTATAAAAATCCTTGAGAATATGAACGTTGATTGGGAAATATATTTCTCAAAATCTCAAGTCACATCGATAAAATTTAGAAAGATCAAGGAGGTAGAAATCGAGAGATCAACATACAGGATTGTGGGAGGGGTTGGGGTTAGAGTCATCGTGAATAGTTATATCGGTTTTTCTTACCTAAGTGGCTTTAGTTGGAGCGAGGAAAAGCTTGAGAATCTTGTGAAGAACGCTTATAAGATTGCAAAATTGAGTAAAAATTATCACCCTGGATTTCCAGTTCCCAAGGCTTATTCAACTGTTAAGGGATTATATGACAAGAATATAGAGGAGCTGACGATCGAAACTCTCATCTCCTGGGGTAATAGCCTCTTAGACGTTCCTCAAAATGGAGAAGCTTCTATAGGTTTTGAGGTTAGAGAAAGGGAGGTAATAAACTCCAATGGTATAAACGTTAGAGATAAGGGTACGGAGTTCGCTATGCACTTGTACCTGTACTCGAAAGGGAAGGGGACTGGGAGCCACTTTGAAGTATATAGGACGCTCCCGAACGTTGAGGAGGAGATATTAAAAATAAAAGAAAACGCAAGTTGGGAATTTGAACTTAGCAGTAATGCTAAGAAGATACATGGATTCAGCGGAGAGATTATAATTGAGCCTAAGGCCTTGGCCTCTATTCTTTCAGTGTTCTTGCCTAATATTTCAGCAAGAAATGTGTACCTTGGGAAGAGTAGATTCTCAAAAATTGGTGAGAATGTTGCCTCTGAAAACTTCACCCTAATTGATGATCCTACTTTGGAGGGTGGCGTTAACAGTTATCCTTTTGACGATGAAGGAAATCCTGGCAGAAGAAAGCCAATAGTTAAAGATGGTATCTTAATGTCTTTCTTAGCGGATGAGAAGTATGGACGGTTGCTTCATATTGAGGGTGGAAATGCCTCCAGATCATATAACTCCACACCTGAGATATCAACATCGAATGTTATAATCCCGCCTGGTGATTCTACACCAGATGAAGGAGTATTCATAAGGACAGTTTATGGAGAACATACGGCAAATTCAATAACAGGCGAGTTTTCTTTGAACATAGAACTGGGCTATAAAGTTCAGAGAGGGGAGATCACATCCTTCAAGGGTAACATGATAGTAGGTAATGTGTTCGACATGTTAAGAAATATCACCGAAGTTGGTAAAGATGTTGAAAGAGTGGGTGGGTTTATAGCACCAAAAGTTGTCACATATTCAAAGATAATTTAA
- a CDS encoding DUF257 family protein, producing the protein MDFEEFLSNFRLGETVLVEYSAYSRPELLFYDIVTYSKLPIVVDDLMDSLYEYYIRLKLAGINVEKLDSIKVIKTGGSKNVGNVIGKLELGKYVMNIGEYAKIMDKAGEPPFTNPVLGIHKLIFLGNILENMKLLKMISDYIGNESRVAFYFLNRDAIEKFSPAVLAMMEEIATSVIVLEGKTMVVKKAINEDLVGEKVPLLKP; encoded by the coding sequence ATGGACTTCGAAGAATTTTTATCAAATTTTAGGCTTGGCGAGACAGTGTTAGTAGAATATTCGGCATACTCTAGGCCTGAGTTGCTTTTCTATGATATTGTCACATATTCAAAATTACCGATAGTGGTAGATGATTTAATGGATAGTTTGTATGAATATTATATTAGGCTTAAGTTAGCTGGAATCAATGTTGAGAAGTTGGACAGCATAAAAGTCATAAAAACTGGTGGATCTAAGAATGTGGGTAATGTCATTGGAAAGCTTGAACTTGGGAAATATGTAATGAACATAGGGGAATATGCGAAGATTATGGACAAAGCAGGAGAACCTCCATTTACTAATCCAGTGCTCGGTATCCACAAGCTAATATTCCTTGGGAACATCCTTGAGAACATGAAACTATTGAAGATGATATCCGACTACATTGGGAACGAGAGTAGAGTGGCATTCTACTTCCTTAACAGGGATGCAATAGAAAAATTCTCTCCTGCTGTTTTGGCCATGATGGAGGAGATAGCCACGTCTGTAATCGTCTTAGAGGGTAAAACGATGGTAGTTAAAAAGGCAATAAACGAAGATTTAGTGGGAGAAAAGGTGCCTCTATTGAAACCTTGA
- a CDS encoding ECF transporter S component codes for MKNAKIIALSALMAALSLILQVLPLKIRTPWGMSIDLVAVPIVTLYFILGFQASTFGLIVMTIGLSVISGVNTMGIGPLMKFFATLSVLLGLKISESLIKDRNILYMIVAFVISTLIRDILMIALNYYFALPLYLKMMGYEIATRNDVIRIVEELTKTPFWLAIALPNTIQTAVDMFVALPIAKRVSRFQ; via the coding sequence ATGAAGAACGCCAAGATCATTGCACTTTCGGCTTTAATGGCCGCTCTTAGTTTAATCCTACAAGTTCTTCCTCTCAAGATAAGAACACCCTGGGGGATGAGCATAGACCTGGTCGCAGTTCCAATAGTTACTTTATACTTTATCTTAGGATTTCAAGCTTCGACTTTTGGGTTAATAGTTATGACTATAGGACTTTCTGTTATCTCAGGAGTTAACACCATGGGAATTGGACCACTAATGAAATTTTTTGCTACCCTTTCAGTCTTACTTGGGCTAAAAATTTCAGAAAGCTTGATTAAAGATCGAAATATCCTATATATGATAGTTGCATTTGTTATTTCCACATTAATCAGAGACATCCTAATGATAGCACTCAATTACTACTTCGCTCTTCCCCTTTACTTGAAAATGATGGGATACGAAATAGCGACAAGAAACGATGTAATAAGAATTGTAGAGGAGCTAACAAAAACTCCCTTCTGGCTCGCAATAGCACTACCAAACACAATTCAGACAGCAGTTGATATGTTTGTTGCTCTTCCTATAGCTAAGAGGGTCTCAAGGTTTCAATAG
- a CDS encoding cysteine desulfurase, with protein sequence MKIPEDVRKDIPLTQEVIYFDNTATSLTPKPVIEAMNEYYLKYRANVHRGVHRLSQLATHKYEESRRIVADFINAKFEEIIFTKNTSESLNLVALGLEHIFKKGDKIVTTPYEHHSNLLPWQRLAKKLGLKLEFIGGDDEGNLDLSDAEKKIKGAKLVAVQHVSNALGVIHEVEELGKMAKDEGAIFVVDAAQSVGHMEVDVKKLKADFLAFSGHKGPMGPTGIGVLYINEDFFDVFEPPLIGGGTIEDVSLDEYKLTRPPERFEAGTPNIGGAIGLAAGIRYIEKIGLDKIEKQERKLVKRTTEGLDELEVPWYGPRNLKKHAGVVSFNVPPLHPHDVASVLDEHKIMVRSGHHCALPVMKRLKINGTVRASFHVYNSLEEVETFLGVIEDLVRKLRAQ encoded by the coding sequence ATGAAAATTCCCGAGGACGTAAGAAAGGATATTCCTCTGACTCAAGAAGTTATATATTTTGACAATACGGCAACTTCCCTAACTCCTAAGCCCGTAATAGAGGCCATGAATGAGTATTATCTCAAGTATAGAGCCAACGTCCATAGGGGAGTTCATAGGCTCTCTCAGCTTGCGACCCACAAGTACGAGGAAAGTAGAAGAATAGTCGCCGATTTCATAAATGCGAAGTTTGAAGAAATAATATTCACCAAAAACACGAGCGAAAGCTTAAACTTAGTTGCCCTTGGATTAGAACACATATTCAAGAAAGGAGATAAGATAGTCACAACTCCATATGAGCATCATTCCAACTTACTCCCATGGCAAAGGTTAGCCAAAAAACTGGGTCTCAAGCTTGAGTTCATAGGGGGTGACGATGAAGGGAACCTTGATCTGAGTGATGCAGAGAAGAAAATCAAGGGTGCGAAATTAGTGGCAGTTCAGCACGTTTCTAATGCCCTTGGTGTTATTCATGAGGTTGAAGAGCTCGGCAAGATGGCCAAAGATGAGGGGGCAATCTTTGTTGTTGATGCTGCACAAAGCGTTGGGCATATGGAGGTTGACGTGAAAAAGTTGAAAGCTGATTTCTTAGCGTTTTCAGGTCATAAAGGACCAATGGGACCGACGGGAATTGGTGTCCTCTACATAAACGAGGATTTCTTTGACGTGTTTGAACCTCCGCTCATAGGCGGTGGAACTATAGAGGATGTCTCCCTTGATGAGTATAAGTTAACCAGGCCTCCTGAACGCTTTGAGGCTGGAACTCCCAATATAGGTGGGGCGATAGGGCTGGCGGCGGGAATAAGGTACATAGAGAAGATAGGTCTTGACAAGATAGAGAAACAGGAGCGTAAGTTAGTCAAAAGAACTACGGAAGGCCTAGATGAGCTTGAAGTTCCATGGTATGGGCCAAGAAATTTAAAAAAGCATGCTGGGGTTGTGAGCTTCAACGTTCCGCCGTTACATCCACACGATGTCGCTTCAGTGCTGGATGAGCACAAGATAATGGTAAGGAGTGGCCACCACTGTGCCCTTCCGGTTATGAAGAGGCTCAAAATTAACGGAACGGTTAGGGCGTCATTCCACGTATACAACAGCCTTGAGGAAGTTGAAACGTTCCTAGGAGTTATAGAGGATCTCGTGAGAAAACTAAGAGCCCAATGA
- a CDS encoding HAD family hydrolase, whose amino-acid sequence MKLITFDVWNTLLDLNLMLDEFSFQLAKLAGLCVADVVQSVIDVRDNLKKMRAKASEDPREVLTGSQRMLAEKLGISIELVKRAGARAVLSIDERLVLEGAKETLKEVKGKGINTAVLGNVMFWPGSYTRLLLEKFGLMEFIDMSFFADEVLTYKPRKEMFQKALEAFGVRSEEALHIGDTYAEDYQGARNAGMWAVWINHERREIKKLEERGFEVPSIKGLLKVLNSLGS is encoded by the coding sequence ATGAAGCTGATAACGTTTGACGTCTGGAATACGCTACTTGATCTTAATTTAATGCTTGATGAATTTTCTTTCCAGCTAGCAAAGTTAGCAGGATTATGCGTCGCTGATGTAGTTCAGTCAGTCATTGATGTTAGGGATAACCTGAAAAAGATGAGAGCGAAAGCAAGTGAAGACCCCAGGGAAGTTCTAACGGGCAGTCAGAGGATGCTGGCTGAGAAGCTAGGAATAAGCATTGAACTCGTAAAAAGAGCAGGAGCGAGAGCCGTTCTCTCCATAGATGAAAGACTTGTGCTTGAGGGAGCTAAGGAGACCCTCAAAGAGGTTAAAGGGAAAGGAATAAACACCGCAGTCCTGGGGAACGTCATGTTCTGGCCAGGCTCATACACGAGACTCCTCCTAGAGAAATTTGGGCTCATGGAATTTATAGACATGAGCTTCTTTGCCGACGAAGTTTTAACGTACAAGCCCAGGAAGGAGATGTTCCAGAAGGCCCTGGAGGCCTTTGGCGTAAGGTCTGAAGAAGCCCTGCACATAGGGGACACCTACGCCGAAGATTACCAAGGAGCGAGGAACGCCGGGATGTGGGCAGTGTGGATAAACCACGAAAGAAGAGAAATAAAAAAGTTAGAAGAGAGAGGATTTGAGGTTCCAAGCATTAAAGGCCTACTTAAAGTCCTAAATTCATTGGGCTCTTAG
- a CDS encoding TIGR00725 family protein: protein MIQVAIAGSSDPKPLGTAIRKAKEFARALPLNVILLTGGRGGIMEIVTEEFTKRGGIAVGILPYSDQGNKFNTIRIKTGLNPVERSGILIESADVLVVLGGGVGTMIEALMAYNLGVPVIVVTGTGYASDKLEELARDGYFDHKKIVKIIFTDDPREAAKLAVEIGGRKNEADNV from the coding sequence ATGATTCAAGTGGCAATAGCTGGATCAAGTGACCCAAAGCCACTTGGAACTGCAATTAGAAAGGCGAAAGAATTTGCAAGAGCCCTTCCTCTTAACGTCATTCTTCTTACAGGGGGCAGAGGTGGAATAATGGAAATTGTTACGGAAGAGTTCACTAAGAGAGGTGGAATTGCCGTAGGAATTCTACCCTACAGCGATCAAGGAAATAAATTCAACACCATAAGGATAAAGACGGGTCTAAATCCTGTGGAGAGAAGTGGAATCCTTATAGAGTCGGCCGATGTTCTTGTAGTACTTGGAGGCGGAGTTGGAACAATGATAGAAGCCCTAATGGCGTACAATCTGGGAGTCCCAGTGATAGTAGTGACGGGGACGGGATACGCAAGTGATAAGCTAGAGGAGTTGGCCAGAGATGGCTACTTTGACCACAAGAAAATAGTTAAAATTATTTTCACAGATGATCCAAGAGAAGCCGCAAAGCTCGCGGTGGAAATTGGAGGGAGAAAAAATGAAGCTGATAACGTTTGA